The DNA window gtGGTCTTATTTGGAAGCTACTTTTAGTCCTGTTTGAAACGTGCAAAGATACGGATAGTGCCTGCTCCTGTCCCCAACAGTGCAAACATTATTCCATCACCCTCCTGAAATTTCACCGGGTGATACCTCACTTTTTAAACACATCTTTGCACCCACAAGAAACTTTCTTGTAAAAATTCAAAAACTTTGATTCTTGGAAAGCCAGATTCCATGCCCAGAGTCACATCCTACAATTTCCCAACATTCCAGCAACATAAATACAGTCCAGCAAaaaactttccttccttccttccttccttccttccttccttccttccttccttccttccttccttccttccttccttccttccttccttccttccttccttccttccttccttccttccttccttccttccttccttccttccttcccttcctgccttccctccttccctccttccctccctcccttcctgcctgccttccttccctccttccttccttccttccttccctccctcctgccctccctccctccctccctccctgccttccttccttccctccctccttcctgccttccctccctccctccttccctccctccttccctccctccctccttccctccctccctcccttccctccctccctccttccctccctccttccttcctccctccctccttccctcctcccttccctccttccctcccttccctccctccttccttccctccttccttcctgccttccctccctcccttcctgccttccttccctccttccttccctccctccctcctgccctccctccctcctgccctccctccctcccttccttccctccctccttcctgccttccctccctccctcccctccctccttccctccctcctttcctcccgccttccctccctcccgccttccctccctccctccctcctgccttccctccctccctccctccctccctccctccctccctccctcccttccttccttccttcccttccttccttcccttccttccttccttccttccttccttcctccctccctccctccctccctccctccctcccttccctccctccctccctccctccttccttcctgccttccctccctccctcccttcctgccttccttccctccttccttccttccctccctcctgccctccctccctccctccctccctgccttccttcctccctccttccttcctgccttccctccctccctccctcccctccctccttccctccctcctttcctccttccttccctcccttccttccctcctccctcccctcccttccttccctccctccctccctccctccctcccttcctttcattcctcccccttccttccttccttccttccttccttccttccttccttccttccttccttccttccttccttccttccttccttccttccttccttccttctcctgtcaCCACGTACCTGTATCCCATCTGTCTGAGTGAGGTACAGCTGGATATTTACAAAGTCTGGTCGGTTTTCTTGCCAGAGCTGAAATAATTGTgcattaaagagagagagagagagaaagagatcagTGAATTAGCACATTTTTCTCTGAAGCAGGAACAAAGATGTTATTGCTGAATCTGTACATTCAGCAATAACATCTTTATTCCATTATGACTCAGGGCTGAACTCCACATTTTGTGCAAGCACAGGCAGGAATAGGCAACCCAAATAATCATGGGGATAGAGGCAAGGCTAAAGATGCGTGGGATTTGTGAGTTTGGTGtggggaggtggctgaggggTGATATGACAGTGCAGGgtctttctgactgtcagggctgttcgatggTGGAATTCAccgcctcagagagtggtggagtctccttctttggaggttttcaaacagaggctggatgatcacatGTCTGGAGTGTTTTGCgtatccctgcatggcagggggttggacttgatgtggtctcgtccaactctaggattctatgatgcTGCAAAGATCTAGAATCCACCAAGTTTTCTTACGATCTAACTCCCAGGTCTGACCACTTCAATAACTGTGGCTCTTTGGAttcctgatatatatatatattcttaccTTGTTATGTAAGCTGCAGAGCAGATCCGCAAAACAGTGGAAGTACCGGATGTCTCGGCACACCCAAACAAAGTAAAGCCTCTGAAGTTTGTAGCATTTCCAGTCATCACTTCAAAATGAGGGGAGCGGGAGTGAAATACATTTCCATTAACAAATGTCTGTTTAAAAAAGATCAACCCTCAACTAGCATAGAACagacctttcccctccccattgtTTCCCCACCATCCAAGCTGAGATGAtgctttaaaattaatttaaaatgttggttCCCAAGTGAGAGGCAGCTGGAAAGGAGCTAGCCCTGCAGTCTTGACTCTGAGTTCcttgggggaaaagaagaagtGTGGCGGTTCGGAATAAGTGTAACGGGAAAACTGCCATGCAGTCACCCTGGCAAACGATGCTTGCCAACGCAACAAGAGCTTCTCAGGATCACACAAAGGGTGCCTGCAAGCCCAATATCCTGTTGCAAAGAATGGCCAGCCAGGTGATTCAGGGATGCCTGGAGAAAGCAGGGCAtggagtgtattgtcgaaggctttcaccgccaAATTCCACTGGttgggtgggttttctgggctgtgtggccgtggtctggcagatcttgttcctaacgtgtgagcagcagtggcgtaggaggttaagagctcatgtatctaatctggaggaacagggtttgattcccagctctgccacctgagctgtggaggcttatctggggaattcagattagcctgtacactcccacgcacgccagctgggtgaccttgggctagtcacagcttctcagagctctctcagccccacctacctcacagggtgtttgttgtaaggggggaagggcaaggagattgttagcccctttgagtctcctgcaggagagaaaggggggatataaatccagactcttcttcctcttctaacattttgcctgcatctgtggctggtatcttcagaggtgtatcacagagagaagtcttctctgtgtgatacacctctgaagatgccagacacagatgtaggcgaaacataaGCAACAAGATCTGCCGcttacagccacacagcccggaaaacctaccacaaccagggAGGTTTTTAATGAATGCCGTCAGTATCACTGACTCAGATAGACTCCTTCTGAGTATGGTGTTTCCATTTTAGCTGCTGCAGCTTTAACTGCTGGAGGAGCAGGGCATGACTGTGATAAGTTTGGTGATTGACTGCCAGACTGGAAGCATGTGATAAACATCCAAGGCCATACACTGTGCTTATTATACCATTCTTGCTGCATGGAAATCTACCCTGCAAGAACTGTGTTGTCATGCAATTCTGCAATTTCACTACACAGCCCCTGTGTAATGAGATCCATGCGGCAGATCTGTTGCATGGCTTGCAATCACCGAATACAGCAAGTTTGGAGGATCAGAgtcccaagcagtggtgggatccaaaaattttagtaacaggttcccagggtggtgggattcaaacagtggcgtagcgccaatgggactggatggggcacgacgggggcgtggccgggcattctgggggtggggcgttgctgggcggggctgtggcaaggaagcagccgctgcgccagtccttgggcgggaaacgaatgcacgcaggcgcaggctgccacgcatgccggtgcacctcctgctagactgcttcaagttctgcgcgctcctgctgagaggaggggcttaactcaggcaaaaatcacgtggcaaaatcaccaattagtaaccccctctcggcacacacaaataattagtaacctactctcgggaacctgtgagaacctgctggatcccacctctggtcccaagGCTTTGGATTCCTAAAGAGCAAAAAAGTCCCAAAAAAGGCTTTGGATTCCTAAAGATGCAATAAAgatgcatctccagttaagagctATAGTTGCTCCACGTTTCAAAAGTGTGATGTTGCTACGCTAGTGACAATGGCATCACCCCAGGCCGCTTTTAGCAGGAGAATCAATTTAAGGAACTCCTAAAGGGTAGAGGGGGGGAAAGCTTTAATGTGATGAGGCTTACATACAGCAGGGTCCTGAGGATCGATGCAAAGGGAGTAACTCCGATGCCTCCCGCCACACAGAGGCTAACCTCGTAATTGAAGGATTCTTCaaagggactcccaaagggaccGTCTACGTACAGCCTGCGGAAGAAAGAGGAACATGGTGGttgctctttttctctctcctcctaaTTGTCGAGACAGTTCTTTCATCTATTGCCAAAAAAGGTATCAAGATAATATCCTAGTTTTAACAAAGTGAGTATAATTTCATATAAATAATGGGTAACTCTGATGCtttatatcacaggtgtcaaactcgtggccctccagatgttatggactacagttcccattgtcccctgccagaatcatgctggcaggggatgatgggaactgtagtctataacatctggagggccgcaagtttgacacctgtgctttatatGATGCCTGTCTATCGGTGTTTACGTTTCTACCTCAAGCCCATGTACAGGTCCTGCAATTAATCTACCTCAGGTAAGCAAGAATGTGCTCACTTTATGTTAACTGCTTTGAATCCAGTCATTTTCTTTTTGCTAAATCTTGACTAATTTCCCCCCTTGAATATTACAGCTCCCATCACACATGGCTTTTGTTTACACAGGCCCATGATCCCTACCACAACCTTTTTGGTGGAAAACCTGGATGAATCTGACCCATAATATacagtttatatttttttaaaaacctgacttTTGCACCAGAGATTCTCCCTACAATAAATGAATAAGCATGTCAATCGTTGTTCCCTTTTCTAGAGAACACACATTTTAGGCGGTGTGGGTTGAGGCTGGGAGGTGCAGCAtttcctccctcactgtcctctccATAAGCTGGAAGAGATCCCACGGACAAGATGGCCGCCtgaccttaagaagaagaagaagaagaagaagaagaagagaagaggagaaggagagaagagagaggagaaggagagaagagagaggagaaggagagaagagagaggagaaggagagaagagagaggagagaggagaaggagagggaagaggagagaaggagagagagagagagagaggtttgggTTATgttaccttttctctcctgcaggagactcaaaggggcttacagtctcattgccccttcccccctcacaacaaacaccctgtgaggtgggtggggctgagagagctccgaaaagctgtgactagcccaaggtcacccagctggcatgcatgggagtgcataggctaatctgaattccccagatcagcctccacagctcaagcggcagagctgggaatcaaacctggttcctccagatcagagtgcacctgctcttagccactacaccactgctgcataggTGGAGAAGGGGTGCTTGCACTTTATCCCCAGGAGGTGGTCCAGCGATCCTAGTCAAAGAACAGGCTTTCAGGTGGTCTTTTGTCAGGTGGGCAGGTACGGAATCAAGTAATCAACAAAGAAAAGAGCTCTACTCGCAGTTTCCAAGTCACAAAgacttggaatatttttttttactgatcaCCCTGAGCAATTGAAGATTGCTGGAAGTGACACCGTTCTCATTTAAGATTATTATTTGGGCTAAAGAAGGAGTGAAGCTCGGCCAAACCAGAACAGACTCACCCGAATGATGCTGGAATCATATCTCAAAAGAGCTATCTGCTCTAGTGCACATTATACACATTGATAGCATGGGATTTTTCTCTGTGAGAGCATAAGGTGAATTTCCAcatcaaaattttcctgactggAAAATATTCTGTGACTAGATAACACTGCGATTTTGGCTTTGATTTCTGAACTTTCTCTGGCGTAAGCATATAACAATAACACAAGAGGCATTATGTTGGAAACTATACCCAATGTCTATTATAAATTTTATAGATATAATCTTTCGGTTAATTTAGGCGAtcagtaaaaatatatatattctttgtgaTTTGGAAGCCATGGGTATGGATATTTTCTTTGTCAATTACCTTTGTCCAGTCCACTTTTGGGAGCAACAATtagtaagaggttaagagcttcgtgtaatGCAGGAGgagggaacagggtttgattcccagctctgccgcctgagctgtggaggcttatctggggaattcagattagcctgtgcactcccaca is part of the Sphaerodactylus townsendi isolate TG3544 linkage group LG04, MPM_Stown_v2.3, whole genome shotgun sequence genome and encodes:
- the LOC125431982 gene encoding NADPH oxidase 4-like isoform X1 gives rise to the protein MLFLHSSWDTEILPVFQQRHYPKLYVDGPFGSPFEESFNYEVSLCVAGGIGVTPFASILRTLLDDWKCYKLQRLYFVWVCRDIRYFHCFADLLCSLHNKLWQENRPDFVNIQLYLTQTDGIQEITGEKYQVLNSRLSIRRPCWELLFNEIAKSNRRKTVGVFCCGPNKISKALHKLSNGSNSYGTRFEYNKESFS
- the LOC125431982 gene encoding NADPH oxidase 4-like isoform X2 — encoded protein: MLFLHSSWDTEILPVFQQRHYPKLYVDGPFGSPFEESFNYEVSLCVAGGIGVTPFASILRTLLDDWKCYKLQRLYFVWVCRDIRYFHCFADLLCSLHNKLWQENRPDFVNIQLYLTQTDGIQEITGEKYQVLNSRLSIRRPCWELLFNEIAKSNRRRLAFFAADRTKSPKPFTS